Proteins from one Ketobacter alkanivorans genomic window:
- a CDS encoding serine hydrolase domain-containing protein, which translates to MSSIEVHGSCDPRFEALRDAFAGVHEEFNEQGSSCAVYWQGELVANLWAGQRNSDAEPWQQDTLVNVFSVSKAVTAICAQRAVDLGLLDLDRPVADYWPEYGCNGKKRTLVKWMLNHKAGQPAMKTPLPGEAIYDWERMVETLAAEEPWWEPGTQHGYHMISYGWLVGEVFRRAVGVSVGNFLREEIAGPLGLDMHLGVADVDFPRVAGLQAAAQLPEAGRVSLFNHVMSNPTSITAAALTNPMTIMNGANTDEWRRAEIPSANLHATASALATLFGKVAGREGVISDAALTRCYLEESNGEDPVLLTNTRFGPGFMLQQPGSVEAEFGPGSNAFGHPGAGGALAFADPDQDLGFAYTMNQLGPYVLIDPRPRKLIDALYRCIR; encoded by the coding sequence ATGTCATCGATTGAAGTTCACGGAAGCTGTGATCCCCGCTTTGAAGCTCTGCGGGATGCCTTTGCAGGTGTACATGAAGAGTTTAATGAGCAGGGGTCATCCTGTGCTGTTTACTGGCAGGGTGAGTTGGTGGCTAATCTTTGGGCGGGTCAAAGAAATAGTGATGCAGAGCCGTGGCAGCAGGATACGTTGGTTAATGTGTTCTCTGTGAGTAAGGCGGTGACGGCAATCTGTGCGCAGCGGGCCGTTGATCTGGGGTTATTGGATCTGGACCGGCCGGTGGCTGATTATTGGCCTGAATACGGCTGCAATGGTAAGAAGCGAACTCTGGTTAAGTGGATGTTGAATCATAAGGCGGGTCAGCCTGCGATGAAAACGCCCCTGCCCGGTGAGGCGATCTATGATTGGGAGCGGATGGTGGAAACCCTTGCGGCTGAAGAGCCTTGGTGGGAGCCAGGTACTCAGCACGGTTACCATATGATCAGTTATGGCTGGTTGGTGGGTGAGGTGTTCCGTCGGGCCGTTGGCGTCAGCGTGGGCAACTTCCTGCGAGAGGAAATCGCAGGCCCGCTGGGGTTGGATATGCACCTGGGCGTTGCTGACGTGGATTTTCCTCGGGTTGCCGGTTTGCAGGCGGCCGCGCAGCTGCCGGAGGCGGGACGTGTGAGTTTGTTTAACCATGTTATGAGCAACCCCACAAGCATCACGGCGGCGGCGCTGACCAATCCCATGACCATTATGAATGGGGCGAATACTGATGAGTGGCGCAGAGCAGAGATACCTTCAGCCAATCTGCACGCAACCGCTTCCGCACTGGCTACGCTGTTTGGCAAGGTGGCCGGGCGAGAGGGTGTGATCTCGGATGCGGCATTAACGCGCTGCTATCTTGAGGAAAGTAATGGCGAAGATCCCGTGTTGCTTACCAATACTCGATTTGGGCCTGGATTCATGCTGCAGCAACCCGGCAGTGTGGAGGCTGAGTTCGGTCCGGGCAGTAATGCCTTCGGCCATCCCGGGGCTGGTGGAGCGCTGGCCTTTGCTGATCCCGATCAGGATCTTGGCTTTGCTTACACCATGAATCAATTGGGTCCGTACGTGCTGATTG
- a CDS encoding response regulator produces MSIKHALVVDDSKSARFSLKKLLQQQDIKTDFAESAGDALNYLSSNTPDIIFMDHLMPGMDGFEATKAIKSNPDTKDIPVIMCTSKEGNDYAQQAIAIGAYAILPKPAPAATLAAILNRLDPGTVAKEEAKAAEAKPTQSQSVGVSTRVVENMVRKVLEDKFESFQKSLSDTIRDALLKEMKQELDRAKSDLRAEFNNRLDSQIREQGTSLCQRVAGEMIDNRLEEVNQKVNEMVSKSKTSIDNALEATRRPSPELIEEVKKIAQFTSAAAAGETAKEAAEEVSRVVAQDIAQQELSDLKGNVIEQLSQEISSKINSSKMLGLAGLICGAAALAMMLL; encoded by the coding sequence ATGTCAATCAAACATGCATTGGTGGTAGATGATTCAAAATCTGCCCGATTTTCTCTGAAAAAATTGCTGCAACAGCAGGATATAAAAACAGATTTTGCTGAATCCGCCGGTGACGCTCTGAATTACTTATCCAGTAATACACCAGACATCATCTTCATGGACCACCTGATGCCAGGAATGGACGGCTTCGAAGCAACCAAAGCCATCAAATCCAACCCGGATACCAAAGATATCCCGGTTATCATGTGCACCTCCAAAGAAGGTAACGACTACGCCCAGCAGGCCATTGCCATTGGCGCCTATGCCATTCTGCCCAAACCCGCGCCAGCGGCCACCCTGGCAGCCATACTCAATCGGCTGGATCCTGGCACCGTAGCAAAAGAGGAAGCCAAGGCAGCCGAAGCGAAGCCCACCCAATCCCAAAGCGTTGGTGTCAGCACACGGGTTGTGGAGAACATGGTGCGCAAGGTGTTGGAGGACAAATTTGAATCGTTCCAGAAATCCCTTTCCGACACCATCCGCGATGCACTTCTGAAAGAAATGAAGCAAGAGCTGGATCGTGCCAAATCGGATCTAAGAGCAGAATTCAACAACCGCCTGGACAGCCAGATCCGCGAACAAGGCACCAGCCTCTGCCAACGCGTAGCAGGGGAGATGATTGACAACCGCCTGGAAGAAGTGAATCAGAAAGTCAACGAGATGGTGAGCAAGAGCAAGACCAGCATCGACAACGCGCTGGAAGCGACTCGCCGCCCCTCGCCCGAGCTGATTGAAGAAGTGAAGAAAATCGCCCAATTCACATCGGCCGCAGCCGCAGGTGAAACCGCTAAAGAAGCAGCCGAGGAAGTCAGCAGAGTAGTGGCTCAAGATATCGCCCAGCAAGAACTCAGCGATCTGAAAGGCAATGTTATCGAGCAGTTATCACAAGAAATCAGCAGTAAAATCAATTCCAGTAAAATGCTCGGCCTGGCAGGCCTGATTTGCGGTGCAGCAGCACTGGCCATGATGCTTCTGTAG
- the lexA gene encoding transcriptional repressor LexA: MKSVGSSIEQQHQQRTVQLSDVSLSHAQFMHWIAEFNQATGSWPDLDQVQAAPLFEQALLDDLQCWSLVAWDAEEHLVAVEQWISLPVVGSVAAGVPIEAIENHQGQLSLPLNLFRERPTYLLRVRGDSMKDAGILDGDLIAVRKTENVGEGKIIVARVDNEVTVKRLKLDGGQVALMPENANYEPIMVAPEELVVEGLFVGVIRERNRLH; the protein is encoded by the coding sequence ATGAAATCAGTCGGTTCGTCGATCGAGCAACAGCACCAACAACGTACTGTTCAGTTGTCTGATGTATCTCTGTCTCATGCGCAGTTTATGCATTGGATTGCGGAGTTTAATCAGGCGACGGGTAGCTGGCCTGATCTCGATCAGGTTCAAGCAGCGCCACTATTTGAGCAGGCGTTGTTGGATGATCTTCAGTGCTGGAGCCTGGTTGCTTGGGATGCAGAAGAGCACCTGGTAGCAGTAGAGCAGTGGATTAGCCTGCCGGTAGTGGGCTCTGTTGCGGCAGGAGTGCCTATTGAGGCCATTGAGAACCATCAGGGGCAGCTTTCGTTGCCGCTGAACCTGTTTCGCGAGCGGCCGACGTATCTGCTGCGTGTTCGTGGTGACAGCATGAAGGATGCTGGCATTTTAGATGGTGATCTGATTGCTGTTCGTAAAACAGAGAATGTTGGCGAAGGTAAGATTATTGTGGCTCGAGTGGATAATGAGGTAACGGTAAAACGGCTTAAGCTGGATGGCGGTCAGGTGGCGTTAATGCCTGAGAATGCGAATTATGAGCCTATTATGGTCGCACCGGAGGAGTTGGTGGTAGAAGGCTTGTTTGTAGGCGTTATCCGGGAGCGTAACCGTTTGCACTAA
- a CDS encoding DUF4112 domain-containing protein: MQSQPGGIYSLDSLKKLAYLLDDQFRVPFTRIRLGWDFILGLIPVAGDLLTACMSLFILVAARKYNISGSVMWKMLGNIIVDFLIGLIPVVGDFLDAGYKANAMNIKLLLAAIEQKNHDNLRK; this comes from the coding sequence ATGCAAAGCCAACCGGGAGGAATCTACTCGCTGGACTCACTGAAAAAGCTCGCCTACCTGCTGGACGACCAGTTCAGAGTACCGTTTACCCGCATCCGATTGGGCTGGGATTTCATACTTGGCCTAATCCCAGTGGCCGGCGACCTGTTGACCGCATGCATGTCGCTTTTCATCTTGGTTGCAGCCCGAAAATATAATATAAGTGGAAGCGTGATGTGGAAAATGCTGGGCAACATCATTGTGGATTTTCTGATCGGCCTGATCCCTGTAGTGGGTGATTTTTTAGACGCAGGCTACAAAGCCAACGCCATGAACATCAAGCTCCTGCTGGCCGCAATTGAACAGAAAAATCACGATAACTTGCGCAAATAG
- a CDS encoding esterase/lipase family protein produces the protein MNNELAPKPSTERQSKSGLSPTHWLFGIFSLFLRSSGELTRVVGEMHHTWRDSPLPWDRSHEADISKAPKPYLWIKLLFEHSANKLHSALDHIPTDRVSQPLHRVRSAVNGVMGDKLQEWNHPLALHTELVDEHGHDVSLPAIKAQSPAGVVIFIHGLCLSESDWHGHHNRQFISELREQGYGIAWLRYNTGLPIWENGRLLAEFLEGQWCEGDQDKSLRLIGHSMGGLLVRSACHFAGESGHHWLQSLTHAAYLATPHDGAPMEKIGNMANSILGVTPYSRPLMALGNIRSLGIRSLRHANVTEPHDGTHQQLPLPFYENCEHLLLGARKFYEPTNRWLGDGLVPEESAMGGPHFPAEHAQIRRMMLDDVGHITLLQDERLYDQLRSWLN, from the coding sequence GCTGTTTGGCATATTTTCTCTGTTCCTGCGTTCCAGTGGTGAGCTGACCCGGGTGGTTGGCGAAATGCATCATACATGGCGCGATTCTCCGCTGCCTTGGGATCGCTCCCATGAGGCGGATATCAGCAAGGCGCCGAAGCCGTATCTGTGGATTAAGCTGCTGTTTGAACACAGTGCCAACAAGCTGCACAGCGCGCTGGATCATATTCCTACTGATCGTGTGTCCCAGCCTTTGCATCGCGTTCGCAGTGCCGTAAACGGTGTGATGGGGGATAAGTTGCAGGAGTGGAATCATCCTCTGGCACTGCATACTGAGCTGGTGGATGAGCATGGTCATGATGTGAGCCTGCCTGCGATTAAGGCACAAAGTCCGGCGGGTGTGGTGATTTTTATTCATGGTTTGTGTTTGAGTGAAAGCGACTGGCATGGCCATCATAATCGACAATTTATTTCAGAGCTGCGTGAGCAAGGTTATGGCATTGCATGGTTGCGCTATAACACCGGGTTGCCGATCTGGGAGAATGGGCGCTTGTTGGCTGAGTTTTTGGAAGGCCAGTGGTGCGAGGGTGATCAGGATAAGAGCCTGCGTCTAATCGGGCACAGTATGGGTGGGCTGCTGGTGCGCAGTGCCTGCCATTTTGCTGGTGAGTCCGGGCATCACTGGTTGCAGTCTTTAACCCATGCGGCGTATCTGGCGACACCTCATGACGGCGCGCCGATGGAAAAAATCGGCAATATGGCCAACTCGATATTGGGTGTAACACCGTATTCTCGCCCATTGATGGCGCTGGGCAATATCCGCAGCCTGGGCATTCGCAGCCTTCGACATGCCAATGTCACTGAGCCCCATGATGGAACCCATCAACAGCTGCCTTTGCCCTTTTATGAAAACTGCGAGCATCTATTGCTTGGGGCACGTAAGTTCTATGAGCCTACCAATCGCTGGCTGGGTGATGGTCTGGTACCAGAAGAAAGTGCCATGGGTGGGCCTCATTTCCCCGCTGAGCATGCACAGATACGGCGAATGATGCTGGATGATGTGGGTCACATTACATTACTGCAAGATGAACGTTTGTACGATCAATTGCGCAGTTGGTTGAATTAG
- a CDS encoding response regulator, translated as MTALQTLVVDDSPSARTVLKRLLERKGAKVHMIESGSAALKYLRSHRPDVVFMDHTMPGMTGLDAVKVMRKDPATASIPVIMYTSQSDPDYQQLAMDQGASGIIPKPATWTKIANALEKIVPPPYSTEDTEDQLALSINKELSSLRDHLSFNMERQIELLHDELLKEVDESIRRNHTQQESQPAPALSNLIHTITDSKLHKMNLELRQHMTAKLDVLLQDMKDEQRAFQQEIQQQLNQSLPQPDAVGKSASTDTPLQQLLTRLRSSYWSNLPVWIACGILLIALFSWPTG; from the coding sequence ATGACAGCACTGCAAACCCTCGTGGTGGATGATTCCCCCTCCGCCCGCACCGTGTTAAAGCGGCTCCTGGAACGCAAAGGTGCCAAAGTCCATATGATCGAATCTGGTTCCGCTGCACTGAAATATCTGCGCAGTCACCGTCCTGACGTGGTCTTTATGGATCACACCATGCCCGGTATGACGGGGCTGGACGCGGTAAAAGTGATGCGCAAAGACCCGGCCACAGCCTCCATTCCGGTCATCATGTATACCAGCCAAAGCGATCCCGACTACCAACAGCTCGCCATGGATCAAGGGGCTTCAGGCATCATCCCCAAACCCGCCACCTGGACCAAAATTGCCAACGCTCTGGAGAAGATCGTGCCGCCCCCCTATTCCACTGAAGACACAGAGGATCAGCTGGCCCTCAGTATCAATAAGGAGTTGTCATCATTAAGGGATCATCTGTCCTTCAACATGGAGCGACAAATTGAACTGCTCCACGACGAGCTACTCAAGGAGGTTGACGAATCCATCAGACGCAACCACACCCAGCAAGAGAGCCAGCCCGCACCAGCGCTTTCCAACCTGATCCACACCATCACCGACAGTAAACTGCACAAAATGAACCTGGAACTGCGCCAGCATATGACCGCCAAGCTGGACGTGCTGTTACAGGATATGAAGGATGAACAACGGGCATTTCAGCAGGAAATCCAACAGCAGCTAAACCAAAGCCTGCCCCAGCCCGACGCCGTCGGTAAATCAGCCTCCACCGACACACCGCTACAACAGCTTTTGACCCGATTACGCTCAAGCTACTGGAGCAACCTGCCGGTATGGATAGCGTGCGGCATCCTGCTGATAGCGCTTTTTTCCTGGCCCACGGGGTAG
- the dinB gene encoding DNA polymerase IV, which yields MNRKIIHIDCDCFYAAVEMRDDPKLRQRPVAVGGDPGRRGVIATCNYEARKYGVRSAMASAYAKRLCPDLIIIPPRIHYYKEVSQQIHRIFHRFTDIIEPLSLDEAYLDVSAQPHYQGSATRMAEAMRKQIRAQVGITVSAGIAPNKFLAKIASDWNKPDGLWVIPPKDTDQFIQNLPIEKLHGVGKVTAQRLHNMGIRTCADIRRYDRFSFVEKVGNFGDYLHRLAHGIDERPVEARSTRKSVSVEHTYPSDLPDIDSCQKKLPELKEKLELRLKKANRNQPIKKAFVKLKFSDFTSTTMECCAGSPSLDTYRELFDQAFKRKQLAVRLLGVGVRFRDHESAPQNQIAFEF from the coding sequence ATGAATCGAAAAATCATACATATCGACTGCGATTGCTTTTACGCTGCTGTTGAAATGCGGGATGACCCCAAGCTGCGCCAGCGCCCCGTCGCCGTAGGTGGTGATCCTGGGCGCAGGGGTGTTATTGCTACCTGCAACTATGAGGCAAGGAAATACGGCGTACGTTCGGCCATGGCCTCTGCTTACGCAAAACGGCTATGCCCGGATCTCATCATCATCCCGCCGCGAATCCATTACTACAAAGAGGTCTCCCAGCAGATCCATCGGATATTCCACCGCTTCACCGACATCATTGAACCGCTTTCTTTAGATGAGGCCTATCTGGATGTCAGCGCGCAGCCACATTATCAGGGCAGCGCCACCCGCATGGCAGAGGCCATGCGCAAGCAGATCCGCGCTCAGGTAGGCATCACCGTGTCAGCAGGAATAGCGCCCAACAAATTTCTGGCCAAGATTGCCAGCGACTGGAATAAACCAGACGGCTTATGGGTCATTCCACCCAAAGACACCGATCAGTTTATACAGAACTTACCCATCGAAAAGCTCCATGGTGTAGGCAAAGTAACGGCGCAGCGATTACACAATATGGGAATCCGCACCTGCGCGGATATTCGCCGTTATGACCGTTTCAGCTTTGTGGAAAAAGTAGGTAACTTTGGGGATTATCTGCACCGGCTGGCCCATGGCATCGATGAACGTCCGGTAGAGGCGCGCTCTACCCGCAAGTCCGTCAGCGTTGAGCACACTTACCCTAGTGATCTGCCAGACATCGATTCCTGCCAGAAGAAACTGCCGGAACTGAAAGAAAAACTGGAACTGCGCCTGAAGAAAGCCAACCGCAATCAGCCCATTAAAAAGGCCTTTGTTAAACTGAAGTTTTCCGACTTCACCAGCACCACCATGGAATGCTGCGCAGGCAGTCCATCCCTGGACACATACCGCGAACTATTTGATCAAGCCTTTAAACGCAAACAGCTTGCTGTACGCCTGCTCGGCGTCGGCGTTCGATTCCGGGATCACGAGTCCGCACCCCAGAACCAAATTGCTTTTGAGTTCTAA